The Streptomyces sp. R28 region GCGGCAGCCTGCGCACCCGTGCCGAACGCGGCCTGCGCAAGCACCTGGAGGAGTGCGTCAAGTGCCGGCTGGCCGCGGGCCAGATCAAGGAAGTCGCCAGCGGTATCCCCGCCGTCGTGCCGGTCGCGGTCATCGGCTGGTTCGGCGCCGCCGGGTACGCCAAGGCAGCCGGGCTCATCGCCGGCGGTGCCGGGGCAGGTGCGGCCGGTGCTGCGGGGGCGGCCGCTGCGGCGGGCGGCAGTTCGTCCGGCGGGTCGAGCACCGGGGGCGGCGCGGCCGCTTCCGAGGGAGTGGGCGCGCCACTGAAGGCCGGTATCGCGGCCGGTGTGGTCGCCGTGGGCGTGACGGCGGCGATCGTGCTCGCGCTGGCCGGCAACGACCATCCGGCCGACAGGACGGACGCCAAGCAACCCCCCGTCCCCTCCCCCATCGTCGAGGAGACGCCGACGCCCGAGCCGTCGAAGGAGGAGTCGGCACCGAAGCCGCCGACACCGCAGCCGCCGGCGATCGTCCCGGCCGCGGAGCCGAAGCCCGACCCGACACCGACGCCGTCACCCACGCCCACCCCCAGTCCGACGCGCACGCCCTCCCCGACGCCGACTCCGCCGCCTCCCCCCACCCCGACACCCACACCCACGCCGACTCCGCCGCCTCCGCCCGCCCCGGCCGTCTACCAGTGGAGCGAGCTGTCGTACAACCTCACCGGCGACGGCACCGAGCCCGAGATGCGGCTCGGCGAGAGCAGCTGGGTGTGGCAGCGGTACGGCGTGTCGATCGCCGACAAGCAGTACGCGCACGGCGTCACCGTGCACGGCCGGTCCTCCGTCACCATCGACCTCAACCGGGAGTGCTCCGCCTACGACGCGATGGCCGGCGTCGACGACACGACCCTGGGGCTCGGCGCGTTCTCCTTCTCGGTCTACGCCGACGGCGTCCGGCTGTGGCGGTCCGGAGTGCTCAAGGGCGGGGACGCGGCGGTACCGGTCCATGTGAACCTCACCGGGCGCGAGACCGTCCGGCTCGTGGTCGAGCCGCACAGCACCTTCGACACCCTGATGCTGGCGGACTGGGCGGAGTCGAAGTTCAGCTGCGGGTAGGGCGGCCGAGGTCGCGCACGGCCTCGGCGAGGTCGCCTACGACGTCGTTCCGGGTCAGGGCAGTGCCTCGGGTGTGCTCGGCGGTGAACCGCTCGGCGTCCAGTGCCGTACGGGCGGTGGCCTCGGCCCGCTCGGCGTGCGCGCGCTCCGGCAGCGGGCGTGGGTGACCACGGCGCCAGCACTCCGAGGCGGCGAGCAGGCGAACCGCGCACGGATGGTCGCCGAGGCGGGTCAGCAGATCCGCCGCGGTGTCCGCGAGGGTCGCCGTGATCACATCGGCACACCCGCTCTCGACGGCCACCTGCAGCGCGTCGGCCAGGAGGGGCAGTCCGCGCTCCGGACCCGACTCGGCCGTCACGGTCATGGCTTCGACCGCCTTCAGCATCACGATGAACTGGGGCGGTGGCGTGCCTCGGGCCGTCTCCACGCGGGCCGCCTCGCACATCTGCCTGGCGAGAGTGGTCTCCTTGTCGTCCAGCGCGATCTGGGCCCGCAGCAGCAGGACGAACGCCCGTGAGTCCGTCACGCCGTAACGGTCGGCCGCCGCGCTCGCCTCGTCCAGCGCGGCCCGCGCGGCCGTACGGTCGCCCGAGCGGTAGGCGATCTCGGCCAGCCGGGCGACCAGGAACGGGGTCTCGGCGTACGCGCCCACCTCGTAGGCGAGCCGCAGCGCCTCCTCGTACTCGCCCTTGGCCTCCTCGAAGCGGCTGCGCGACATGGCCGTCTCGGCGGCGGCGCTGCACACCTGGGCCCACATCCAGCGGTCGCCGACGCGGCGGCTGAGGATCCGCAGTTCGGCGAGGTCGTCGTCGATGCCCTCCAGGCCGCCGGGTGAGTCGACGACCATGTGCGTACGGAACATCAGCGAGACGCCGACCTCCCAGTCGCCGCCGTGGGCACGGCAGTTGGCGACGGCGATGTCCATGGCGGCCCGGACGTCCCGCGGGCTGCCCAGGAAGAAGGCGATCAGCGGCCAGACGAGCCCCGGCAGCCGCGCCGACTGCGGGCCTCCCCGCTCGAAGAAGTCCCGCATCCGGGTCATGTAGCGCCGCATCCGCTCGTCCAGCAGCGCGGCGATGGATTCGGTCTCGGACTTGAGGAAGAGGTGGAGCAGCCGGAGGTTCATTCGCGGGATGTGCAGCGGGTGGTGAGTCTCCGTTTCCGGGGTGGCGAGGAAGGCGTCGATCGGGTCGGGGGAGGCGACGCCGGAGTCGAGGGCGGCCTGGGCCGTCCCCAGTCGCAGGGTCCGGTCTACCCAGGCTGCGCCCTCATGGCGGTAGTTGCGCAGCCACCAGAACCAGCCCATGGCGAGGACGATGGATGTGGCGTCCGGTTCGTCGCCCGCGGTGAGGGCGCGGTCGAGGGCCGCCCGGATGTTGTCCAGCTCCGTCTCCAGGCGGGAGATCCACGGGAGTTGGCCGGCGGAACGCAGCAGTGGTTCGGCCTGCTCGACGAGCGCGCGCACCCACGCGCGGTGCCGCCGCTCGGCCGCGACGCGCAGTTCGGGAACCTCGTCGGCGCGCTCGACGGCGTACTCGTGGATGGTCTCCAGCAGGCGGTACCGCATGCCGCCGGAGCCGTCCCGCTCTCCCGGGGTGGCCACGACCAGGGACTTGTCGACGAGCGCGCCGACGAGGTCCGCGACCGGCCCGGTGCACACGGCCTCCGCCGCCGCGAGGTCCCAGCCGCCCGCGAAGACGGACACCTCGCGCAGCACCGTGCGCTCCCGCTCGTCCAGCAGCTCCCACGACCAGTCGACGACGGCGCGCAGGGTCTGCTGGCGGGGCAGGACCGTACGGCTTCCGGAGGTGAGGAGGCGGAAGCGGTCGTCCAGACGGTCGGCGATCTGTCGGGGGGTGAGCAGCCGCAGCCGGGCGGCCGCCAGCTCGATGGCGAGCGGTAGGCCGTCGAGGCGGCGGCAGATCTCCGCGACGGCCTCCTGGTCGCGCTCGTCGCTCAGCACGGCGTCGGCGTCGGGGCCGGGGCCGACACCGGAGCCGGGGCCGGGGCGGACGGCCGCCGCGCGCTCCGCGAAGAGGCGGTGCGCCTGGTCGGGGAGCAGGGGCTCGACCGGGCGCACCAACTCGCCGGGGACGCCCAGGGGTTCACGGCTGGTGGCGAGGATCGTGAGCCCTGGGCAGCGGGTGAGCAGGGTTTCGGCGAGGGTGGCGGCCGCGTCGATGACATGTTCGCAGTTGTCAAGGATCAGGAGTCGGCTGCGCGGGGCGCAGTACTCGATCAGCAGGGCGACCGGGTCGTCCTGCTGGGCTGTCAGCTCGTTGGTCATGAGCACGGTCTCGCGCAGACCGAGGGCGTTGACCACCGCGCCTGGTACCGCCTCCGGCCGGTCGAGCGGGGCGAGCTCGACCAGCCATGCCTGCGGGAGGCCGACGGCGGCTTCCTCGGCGAGACGGGTCTTTCCAGAGCCGCCCGGTCCGGTGAGCGTGACCAGTCGGGCCCTGTGCAATTCGGAACGGATCGCGTCGAGTTCGAGTTCCCGGCCCACGAAAGAGGTAAGTCGCGGACGGAGGTTGCCGGTGCGTTCGGGGGGCTGGGGGTGGGGTTGCGGCTCGGGTCGCGGTTGCGGCTCGGGTTCCGCCTCGGAGGGCGCCTGGGTCAGCAGCTCGGTGTGCAGGGCGCGGAGGTCGGGGCCGGGGTCGGTGCCGAGGCCGTCGGCGAGGGCGTGGCGGGCGGTTTCGTAGGCGGTGAGGGCGTGGGCGGGGCGGCCCGTGTCGCGCAGGGCGCGGATGAGGAGGGCGTGCAGCGGTTCGTCGTACGGGTGCGCCGCGGTCAGTTCCCTCAGTTCCGGTACGGCGTCCTGGGCGCGGCCGAGTCGAAGCTCCGCCTCGATGCGGGCCCGGGTCGCCTCCAGCCGCAGGGCCTCCGGGCGGGTCGCGGCGGCGGTGCGGTCGGGGAGGTCGGCCAGGGCGGGGCCGCGCCACAGGGCGAGGGCGGCGGCGAGGTCGTGGGCGGCGGTGGAGGGGTCGCCG contains the following coding sequences:
- a CDS encoding sigma-70 family RNA polymerase sigma factor, giving the protein MSVDGRDESPGEGDSSTPQVPSQGGRADLPPGGMPPGGRAQGRAEGSVPAQRDRREDSTLPPPRELPPSDADLIGRMRSGDDTAYEELYRRHAGAVRRYARTCCRDAHTADDLTAEVFARMLQAVRGGSGPEHAVRAYLLTSIRRAAADWTKSARREQLVDDFAVFAAQSARVSEVSDDTGSFGAGLDLGADVRALHEAEQSMAMQAFRSLPERWQAVLWHTEVEDESPSEVATLFGLDANGTRVLASRAREGLKQAYLQAHVSASLVGDEECARYADRLGAYARGSLRTRAERGLRKHLEECVKCRLAAGQIKEVASGIPAVVPVAVIGWFGAAGYAKAAGLIAGGAGAGAAGAAGAAAAAGGSSSGGSSTGGGAAASEGVGAPLKAGIAAGVVAVGVTAAIVLALAGNDHPADRTDAKQPPVPSPIVEETPTPEPSKEESAPKPPTPQPPAIVPAAEPKPDPTPTPSPTPTPSPTRTPSPTPTPPPPPTPTPTPTPTPPPPPAPAVYQWSELSYNLTGDGTEPEMRLGESSWVWQRYGVSIADKQYAHGVTVHGRSSVTIDLNRECSAYDAMAGVDDTTLGLGAFSFSVYADGVRLWRSGVLKGGDAAVPVHVNLTGRETVRLVVEPHSTFDTLMLADWAESKFSCG
- a CDS encoding BTAD domain-containing putative transcriptional regulator, with the translated sequence MQYRILGVTQAEDDQGTAIPIGGPRLRALLTALALRPGRLTTPDTLIDDVWSGDGTPPHDAPAALQALIGRLRRTLGKDAITSAPGGYRLTASKDDVDLFVFERLVRQGTSALDSGDPSTAAHDLAAALALWRGPALADLPDRTAAATRPEALRLEATRARIEAELRLGRAQDAVPELRELTAAHPYDEPLHALLIRALRDTGRPAHALTAYETARHALADGLGTDPGPDLRALHTELLTQAPSEAEPEPQPRPEPQPHPQPPERTGNLRPRLTSFVGRELELDAIRSELHRARLVTLTGPGGSGKTRLAEEAAVGLPQAWLVELAPLDRPEAVPGAVVNALGLRETVLMTNELTAQQDDPVALLIEYCAPRSRLLILDNCEHVIDAAATLAETLLTRCPGLTILATSREPLGVPGELVRPVEPLLPDQAHRLFAERAAAVRPGPGSGVGPGPDADAVLSDERDQEAVAEICRRLDGLPLAIELAAARLRLLTPRQIADRLDDRFRLLTSGSRTVLPRQQTLRAVVDWSWELLDERERTVLREVSVFAGGWDLAAAEAVCTGPVADLVGALVDKSLVVATPGERDGSGGMRYRLLETIHEYAVERADEVPELRVAAERRHRAWVRALVEQAEPLLRSAGQLPWISRLETELDNIRAALDRALTAGDEPDATSIVLAMGWFWWLRNYRHEGAAWVDRTLRLGTAQAALDSGVASPDPIDAFLATPETETHHPLHIPRMNLRLLHLFLKSETESIAALLDERMRRYMTRMRDFFERGGPQSARLPGLVWPLIAFFLGSPRDVRAAMDIAVANCRAHGGDWEVGVSLMFRTHMVVDSPGGLEGIDDDLAELRILSRRVGDRWMWAQVCSAAAETAMSRSRFEEAKGEYEEALRLAYEVGAYAETPFLVARLAEIAYRSGDRTAARAALDEASAAADRYGVTDSRAFVLLLRAQIALDDKETTLARQMCEAARVETARGTPPPQFIVMLKAVEAMTVTAESGPERGLPLLADALQVAVESGCADVITATLADTAADLLTRLGDHPCAVRLLAASECWRRGHPRPLPERAHAERAEATARTALDAERFTAEHTRGTALTRNDVVGDLAEAVRDLGRPTRS